A single region of the Streptomyces virginiae genome encodes:
- a CDS encoding ArsR/SmtB family transcription factor, producing MQVPLYQAKAEFFRMLGHPVRIRVLELLQNGPVPVRDLLAAIDVEASNLSQQLAVLRRSGIVVSIRDGATVSYALAGGDVADLLRAARRILTELLTGQSELLAELQQLGPQTDRTDKVAGR from the coding sequence ATGCAGGTACCCCTCTACCAGGCGAAAGCCGAGTTCTTCCGCATGCTCGGACACCCCGTCCGCATCCGCGTGTTGGAACTCCTGCAGAACGGCCCCGTACCCGTACGCGACCTCCTTGCCGCGATCGATGTCGAGGCGTCGAACCTCTCCCAGCAGTTGGCGGTCCTGCGCCGGTCCGGCATCGTCGTGTCCATCCGGGACGGAGCGACCGTCAGCTACGCCCTCGCCGGCGGCGACGTGGCCGACCTCCTGCGCGCGGCGCGCCGCATCCTGACCGAGCTCCTGACGGGCCAGAGCGAACTTCTGGCCGAACTGCAGCAACTGGGACCGCAGACGGACCGCACGGACAAGGTCGCCGGCCGCTGA
- a CDS encoding SHOCT domain-containing protein: MSAFTTLAYDGPGPWILFVPLIWAAVVVGVVTVLRRTAWRGRRGAAAAYGERSPIAILGRRFAAGEIDEEEYWRRLSVLDEQFGRSLKDGAA; the protein is encoded by the coding sequence ATGAGTGCCTTCACCACCCTCGCCTACGACGGGCCCGGCCCGTGGATCCTGTTCGTTCCGCTGATCTGGGCGGCGGTCGTCGTGGGTGTCGTCACCGTGCTGCGCCGCACCGCCTGGCGCGGGCGCCGCGGGGCGGCGGCCGCGTACGGGGAACGCTCGCCGATCGCGATCCTGGGCCGGCGCTTCGCCGCCGGGGAGATCGACGAGGAGGAGTACTGGCGGCGACTGTCCGTCCTGGACGAGCAGTTCGGCCGCTCCCTCAAGGACGGGGCGGCGTGA
- a CDS encoding ArsR/SmtB family transcription factor encodes MRFAVSPMWEVGPSYRLLASGATPHVHRPWTDQVGPRLAAAGLDRGWLAELIPPSGYVPDFLNPAPTGPAPSLAEELARVRATPTGRVRQDLDRLRQEQGRLGPRTRTLYADPRARLVRVAEEIETYWELALAPYWARIRAVLDADVFHRARQAAEHGAGCLLGDLHPSVSWGDDALRLSRRHRPLSRGTAGEGLLLIPSVFTGPVPFTRVTPPEPPQLAYPARGTGALWEPRPAGRAEALAAVLGRSRTRLLTELESPASTTELARRTGLSAAAVSQYLTALRAAGLVSSHRAGRSVLYARTSVAESLLVAPA; translated from the coding sequence ATGCGGTTCGCCGTCTCACCGATGTGGGAGGTCGGGCCCAGCTACCGGCTGCTGGCCTCGGGGGCCACGCCCCACGTGCATCGGCCCTGGACCGACCAGGTGGGGCCGCGGCTGGCGGCCGCCGGCCTCGACCGGGGCTGGCTGGCCGAACTGATCCCACCCTCGGGGTACGTGCCTGACTTCCTCAACCCTGCGCCCACCGGCCCCGCGCCCTCCCTGGCGGAGGAACTGGCCCGGGTCCGGGCCACCCCCACCGGCCGGGTCCGTCAGGACCTCGACCGCCTGCGACAGGAACAGGGACGCCTCGGCCCGCGCACACGCACCCTGTACGCCGACCCCCGGGCCCGGCTGGTCCGGGTCGCCGAGGAGATCGAGACCTACTGGGAGTTGGCCCTGGCGCCCTACTGGGCGCGGATCCGCGCGGTGCTCGACGCCGACGTCTTCCACCGGGCCCGGCAGGCCGCCGAGCACGGCGCCGGCTGCCTCTTGGGCGACCTGCACCCCTCGGTGAGCTGGGGCGACGACGCGCTCCGACTGTCCCGCCGGCACCGCCCCCTGTCCCGCGGGACGGCGGGCGAAGGGCTGCTGCTGATCCCCTCGGTCTTCACCGGCCCGGTGCCCTTCACCCGCGTGACGCCCCCGGAGCCACCGCAACTGGCCTATCCGGCGCGCGGTACCGGCGCCCTGTGGGAACCCCGACCCGCCGGCCGGGCCGAGGCCCTGGCCGCCGTACTCGGACGCTCCCGGACCCGGCTCCTGACCGAGCTGGAAAGCCCTGCCTCCACCACCGAACTGGCCCGCCGTACGGGGCTCTCGGCCGCCGCGGTGTCCCAGTACCTCACCGCGCTGCGCGCGGCCGGCCTGGTCAGCTCCCACCGGGCCGGCCGCTCCGTGCTCTACGCCCGTACCTCCGTCGCCGAGTCCCTGCTGGTCGCCCCGGCCTGA
- a CDS encoding oxidoreductase: protein MTSQTKTADAAGTWNLGDLRINRIGFGAMRLPQTGEAFAHDAVPRDRGQAIAVLRRAVELGVNHIDTAAFYFSPLRSANELINAALAPYPEDLVITTKVGPGRGPSGTWLEHATPELLRGQVEENLRQLGRDHLDVVNLRIVGTDSIAERFGALAELRDAGLVRHLGISNVTPEHLAEARAIAPVVCVQNMYGIGVRPEHDGFVRACGEQGIAFVPFYSIAGTGRQAGASGSEHEEVRAVARAHGASPAQVRLAWTLGRGPHVLAIPGTGDPDHLDANVAAGALRLSEADLAVLEAVHHG, encoded by the coding sequence ATGACCTCACAGACGAAGACCGCGGACGCGGCGGGCACCTGGAACCTCGGCGACCTGAGGATCAACCGCATCGGCTTCGGCGCGATGCGCCTGCCCCAGACCGGCGAGGCGTTCGCGCACGACGCCGTACCCAGGGACCGCGGCCAGGCGATCGCCGTGCTGCGTCGGGCGGTCGAGCTCGGCGTGAACCACATCGACACCGCCGCGTTCTACTTCTCGCCGCTGCGTTCCGCCAACGAGCTGATCAACGCGGCACTGGCCCCCTATCCGGAGGACCTGGTGATCACCACCAAGGTCGGACCGGGCCGGGGACCGTCCGGAACCTGGCTCGAACACGCCACCCCGGAGCTGCTGCGCGGACAGGTGGAGGAGAATCTGCGCCAGCTCGGCCGCGACCACCTCGACGTGGTGAACCTGCGGATCGTGGGGACCGACTCCATCGCGGAGCGTTTCGGCGCGCTGGCCGAGCTCCGCGACGCGGGTCTCGTCCGCCATCTCGGCATCTCCAACGTCACCCCCGAGCACCTCGCCGAGGCGCGGGCCATCGCGCCGGTGGTCTGCGTGCAGAACATGTACGGGATCGGGGTGCGGCCCGAGCACGACGGGTTCGTGCGCGCGTGCGGCGAACAGGGCATCGCGTTCGTCCCCTTCTACTCCATCGCCGGCACCGGACGGCAGGCCGGCGCGAGCGGCTCCGAGCACGAGGAGGTGCGGGCCGTCGCCCGGGCGCACGGCGCGAGTCCGGCGCAGGTACGGCTGGCCTGGACGCTCGGGCGGGGACCGCACGTTCTGGCCATTCCCGGCACGGGCGACCCGGACCACCTGGACGCGAACGTGGCCGCCGGGGCGCTGCGCCTGTCCGAGGCGGATCTGGCCGTCCTGGAGGCCGTGCACCACGGCTGA
- a CDS encoding S1 family peptidase — protein MNKPLTGALLSLLLLGAAVGPAVAAPTAPTDTPPTAPAATAAAVDFAGTVALSNCSGSVVRAPGSQPNDLALVLSNGHCLESGFPAAGEVVKDRPSSRSFSLLNSAGSKVGTLRASKVAYATMTDTDISIYQLTRTYAQIQSQYGISPLTLDGARPTQGSAIKVVSGYWKRIYSCTVDGFAYRLKEGDWTWKDSVRYTSACNTIGGTSGSPVVDTATGKVVAVNNTGNEDGARCTVNNPCEVDQNGNVTVRQGINYAQQTYIVVPCIAPGNKIDLNRAGCTLPKP, from the coding sequence ATGAACAAGCCTCTCACCGGCGCCTTACTCTCCCTGCTCCTGCTGGGAGCGGCGGTCGGCCCCGCCGTGGCCGCGCCCACCGCACCCACGGACACGCCACCCACCGCCCCCGCGGCCACCGCCGCGGCGGTCGACTTCGCGGGCACGGTGGCCCTCAGCAACTGTTCCGGCTCCGTCGTCCGCGCGCCCGGCTCCCAGCCGAACGACCTCGCGCTGGTCCTGTCGAACGGCCACTGCCTGGAGTCGGGCTTCCCGGCGGCCGGCGAGGTCGTCAAGGACCGCCCGTCCAGCCGCTCGTTCTCGCTGCTCAACTCGGCGGGATCGAAGGTCGGTACGCTCCGCGCGAGCAAGGTCGCGTACGCGACCATGACCGACACCGACATCTCGATCTACCAGCTGACCCGGACCTACGCCCAGATCCAGAGCCAGTACGGCATCAGCCCGCTGACCCTCGACGGCGCCCGCCCGACCCAGGGCTCGGCCATCAAGGTGGTCTCCGGCTACTGGAAGCGCATCTACAGCTGCACCGTGGACGGCTTCGCCTACCGCCTCAAGGAGGGTGACTGGACCTGGAAGGACTCGGTCCGCTACACCTCCGCCTGCAACACCATCGGCGGCACCTCCGGGTCACCGGTGGTCGACACGGCGACCGGCAAGGTCGTCGCCGTCAACAACACGGGCAACGAGGACGGTGCCCGCTGCACGGTGAACAACCCGTGCGAGGTCGACCAGAACGGCAACGTGACGGTCCGCCAGGGCATCAACTACGCGCAGCAGACGTACATCGTCGTCCCCTGCATAGCCCCCGGCAACAAGATCGACCTGAACCGCGCCGGCTGCACGCTGCCCAAGCCGTAG
- a CDS encoding toxin Doc translates to MELHIDHRWLLERQEALFKDVAVADHSALVAAVARHRVNTPSLEVDDPDAYWRAAALLDAIVLLRPLPDSNEYFAYGVAVAYIEASGETVEATYEQWRDLITDIRMLRASVFDVAARLRSWQPTQRS, encoded by the coding sequence GTGGAACTGCACATCGATCACCGCTGGCTGCTGGAGCGGCAGGAGGCCCTGTTCAAGGACGTGGCGGTGGCCGACCACTCCGCCCTGGTCGCCGCCGTGGCCCGGCACCGGGTGAACACGCCGAGCCTGGAAGTGGACGACCCCGACGCCTACTGGCGTGCCGCCGCCCTGCTCGACGCGATCGTGCTGCTCCGACCGCTTCCCGACTCCAACGAGTACTTCGCCTACGGGGTCGCGGTCGCGTACATCGAGGCCTCCGGGGAGACGGTGGAGGCCACCTACGAGCAGTGGCGGGACCTCATCACCGACATCCGCATGCTGCGCGCCTCCGTCTTCGACGTGGCCGCCAGACTCCGCTCCTGGCAGCCGACGCAGAGGTCCTGA
- a CDS encoding MurR/RpiR family transcriptional regulator — protein sequence MSSGQQARAQAAAITPGGQSSGEVRPPADRLLALFDGRRLSPGQRRIAQYLIDHLTEAAFLSITELAERVGVSQPSVTRFAASLGFSGYPALRDVLQPIALSAIAGAPDTRAQIRRNELQEAVDAEIENLENVRRLLADTDQVLDIGRELAASVPLTVLGLRISVSLAEYFAYAARRIHPDVRLVTRGGSVAFDALLQSRAAGGTWVLAFAMPRHAKETLAAIRAARSTGLRVVLITDPTLGPLVDEADVALTAGTGSRLVFDSYAAPGMLSAALLQAMADADPERTQARLESYEHVADQHGFFL from the coding sequence GTGTCATCGGGGCAGCAGGCACGCGCACAAGCGGCTGCGATCACACCAGGGGGTCAGTCGTCCGGAGAGGTCCGTCCTCCGGCCGACCGGCTCCTCGCGCTCTTCGACGGACGCCGCCTGTCACCGGGCCAGCGTCGCATCGCCCAATACCTGATCGACCACCTCACCGAGGCGGCGTTCCTCTCGATCACCGAACTGGCCGAGCGGGTGGGCGTGAGCCAGCCCTCCGTGACCCGCTTCGCGGCCTCCCTCGGCTTCAGCGGCTACCCCGCCCTGCGTGACGTGCTGCAGCCGATCGCGCTCAGCGCCATCGCCGGCGCCCCGGACACCCGCGCGCAGATCCGCCGCAACGAGCTGCAGGAAGCCGTCGACGCCGAGATCGAGAACCTGGAGAACGTGCGCAGGCTGCTCGCCGACACCGACCAGGTCCTCGACATCGGTCGCGAGCTGGCCGCCTCGGTGCCGCTGACCGTCCTGGGCCTACGCATCTCGGTCTCGCTCGCGGAGTACTTCGCGTACGCGGCCCGGCGCATCCACCCCGACGTACGCCTGGTGACCCGTGGCGGCAGCGTCGCCTTCGACGCGTTGCTGCAGTCCCGGGCGGCCGGCGGGACCTGGGTGCTGGCCTTCGCCATGCCGCGGCACGCCAAGGAGACCCTGGCCGCCATCCGCGCCGCCCGCAGTACGGGGCTGCGTGTGGTCCTGATCACGGACCCCACGCTGGGGCCGCTGGTGGACGAGGCGGACGTGGCCCTGACCGCGGGGACCGGATCCCGGCTGGTTTTCGACTCGTACGCCGCGCCCGGCATGCTGTCCGCGGCCCTGTTGCAGGCCATGGCGGACGCGGATCCGGAGCGGACCCAGGCGCGGCTGGAGAGCTACGAGCACGTGGCCGACCAGCACGGCTTCTTCCTGTAG
- a CDS encoding NADPH-dependent FMN reductase — protein MNPTDIDHFPTDPGRPHDGEPARTSLQVLVLSGSSRTGSVNARLGSLVASMVSRAGATARTATLADFPMPPYDGDAEADEGLPEGALAMCKRIEPGVLKNAIDWVSRYRPQPFKDKQTLLVSASPSMVGGNRGLWALRVPLEHLGARVYPDMFSLAGAHQAFTEDGALTDPGLGERLTTTIGSFLDLVEADTRYLCLQRRWYEFLGDRTDDPVTSRAQD, from the coding sequence ATGAACCCGACCGACATCGACCACTTCCCGACGGATCCGGGCCGTCCGCACGACGGCGAGCCCGCCCGTACCTCCCTGCAGGTGCTCGTCCTGTCCGGTTCCTCCCGCACCGGATCGGTCAACGCCCGCCTCGGCTCCCTCGTCGCCTCGATGGTGTCCCGGGCCGGCGCCACCGCACGGACCGCCACGCTCGCCGACTTCCCGATGCCCCCGTACGACGGCGACGCGGAGGCGGACGAGGGACTGCCCGAAGGGGCCCTCGCCATGTGCAAGCGGATCGAGCCCGGCGTGCTCAAGAACGCCATCGACTGGGTCTCGCGCTACCGACCGCAGCCCTTCAAGGACAAGCAGACCCTGCTGGTGTCGGCCTCGCCCTCGATGGTCGGCGGCAACCGCGGGCTCTGGGCCCTGCGCGTCCCGCTCGAACACCTCGGCGCGCGCGTCTACCCGGACATGTTCAGTCTGGCCGGCGCGCACCAGGCGTTCACCGAGGACGGAGCCCTCACCGACCCGGGCCTCGGCGAGCGCCTCACCACGACGATCGGCTCCTTCCTCGACCTCGTCGAGGCCGACACCCGCTACCTGTGCCTGCAGCGCCGCTGGTACGAGTTCCTGGGCGACCGCACCGACGACCCCGTCACCTCACGCGCCCAGGACTGA
- a CDS encoding TcmI family type II polyketide cyclase, translating to MNQPHRALIVARMAPGSAPDIAELFAGSDAGELPHLVGVTRRSLFQFGDVYLHLIESDRPPGPAIAKVTEHPEFRDLSDRLTAYISPHNPDTWRSPKDAMAHEFYRWENPGAQ from the coding sequence ATGAACCAGCCGCACCGCGCTCTCATCGTCGCCCGGATGGCGCCGGGATCGGCGCCGGACATCGCCGAGCTCTTCGCGGGCTCGGACGCGGGTGAACTCCCGCACCTGGTAGGGGTCACGCGCCGCAGCCTGTTCCAGTTCGGCGACGTCTACCTGCACCTGATCGAGTCGGACCGGCCGCCCGGCCCGGCCATCGCGAAGGTCACCGAGCACCCGGAGTTCCGGGACCTCAGCGACCGGCTGACCGCCTACATCAGCCCGCACAACCCGGACACCTGGCGCAGTCCGAAGGACGCCATGGCCCACGAGTTCTACCGCTGGGAGAACCCCGGCGCGCAGTGA